The Sphingomonas carotinifaciens genomic sequence GCTTTCCGGCTCCACGAAGAAGCCTGCGAACACGAAGCCCGCCGCGACGGCACCGATCGACAGGACGATCAAGGGGATCAGCATCACCAGCGGGCTTTCATGCGGGTGATAGCCCGCCGTGCCGGTGGGCAGTTCCTCATGCGACGGACCATGGACGTGCGGCTCGTCACCGGCATCCTCGGCATGCGCCACATTGTGATGCGCTTCGTCGTGATGATGCGCATCATGCTGGTCGTGGCCATGGGCCCCGTGTCCATGCGCATCGTGAACGGCATGCTGGATATGCTCGGAAGCGGCCCAGCGCGGCTTGCCCCAGAAGGTCAGGAACATCAGGCGCCAGGAGTAGAAGCTCGTCAGCAGCGCGGCGAACGTACCCACCCAGAAGGCACCCGGCGAACCACCGGCCCACGCGACCTCAAGGATCGCATCCTTGGAGTGATAGCCGGCAAAGCCGCCCACGCCGTAGATGCCGACGCCGGTGATCGCCAGCGTGCCCATCATCATGCCCCAGAAGGTCACGGGGATGTGCTTACGCAGGCCGCCATAATAGCGCATGTCCTGCTCGTGGTGCATCGCGTGGATCACCGAGCCCGCCCCTAAGAACAGCAGCGCCTTGAAGAAGGCGTGCGTGAACAGGTGGAACATCGCCGCGCCATACGCGCCGACGCCCGCTGCAAAGAACATGTAGCCGAGCTGCGAGCAGGTCGAATAGGCGATGACGCGCTTGATATCGGTCTGCACCGTGCCGACGGTCGCCGCGAACAGGCAGGTCGCGGCCCCGATGAACGTCACAAAGGTCAGCGCCGTCGGGCTCGCCTCGAACATCGGCGACAGGCGGCACACCATGAACACGCCCGCGGTGACCATCGTCGCTGCGTGGATCAGCGCCGACACCGGGGTCGGGCCTTCCATCGCGTCCGGCAACCAGGTGTGGAGGCCGAGCTGCGCCGATTTGCCCATCGCGCCGACGAACAGGAGCAGGCACAGCACTGTCATCGTGTCGAAGCGATAGCCGAGGAAGCCGATCGTCGAACCCGCCATGTTCGGCGCTTCCGCCAGGATCGCCGGGATCGACACGGTGCCGAACACCAGAAACGTCCCGAAAATGCCGAGCATGAAGCCCAGATCGCCGACGCGGTTCACGACGAATGCCTTGATCGCCGCCGCATTGGCCGAAGGCTTGCGGAACCAGAAGCCGATCAGCAGGTAGGATGCGAGACCCACGCCTTCCCAGCCGAAGAACATCTGCACCAGATTGTCCGCGGTCACGAGCATCAGCATCGCGAAGGTGAACAGGCACAGATAGGCAAAGAAGCGCGGCTGATCCGGCTCCTCGCTCATATAGCCCCAGCTATACAGGTGGACGAGCGCCGACACGCTGGTGATGACCACCAGCATGACCGCGGTCAGCGCATCGACGCGCAGCGCCCAGTCCACGCTCATGTCGCCGCTGGTGATCCAGTGCAGCACAGGCGTGACGGTCGCATCGTTCGCACCCGTCAGGAAGCCGATGAAGATCGGCCAGGATAACGCACAGGACACGAACAGCGCGCCGGTCGTGACCAGCTTGGCCGGCGTATTGCCGAGCGCCTTGTTGCCGAGGCCCGCGATCGCGGACGCCAGCAACGGCAGAAAGACGATAAGGAGGATCAACCGTTTACCCCTTCATCCGGTTGACATCGTCGACCGCGATCGTGCCGCGGCCACGGAAATAGATCACCAGAATCGCAAGCCCGATCGCGGACTCGCCGGCGGCGACCGCCAGCACGAACATCGCGAACACCTGGCCCACCAGGTCCTGGAGATAGGCGGAAAAGGCGACCAGGTTCAGGTTCACCGCGAGCAGGATCAACTCGATCGCCATCAGGATGACGATCAGGTTCTTCCGGTTCATGAAGATGCCCAGCACCCCCATGGTGAACAGGATGGCCGCGACCACCAGATAGTGGATCAAGCCGATCACAGCGGCACCCCCTGCCCCACGGGCTGGTTGACGTTGCGCGTGGCATCCTGCGGACGCCGCGCGATCTGGCGCGCGATGTTCTGCGGACGCGTACCACCGCGCGGACGATGGGTCAGCACGATCGCGCCGATCATCGACACCAGCAGGACCAGGCCCGCTCCCTCGAACACGAAAAGGTAGCGCGAATAAAGCAGGTTGCCGATCGACTGGATGTTCGACACCGTCGCATCCATCGGGGCGACGCGACGGGCAAGCTGCACGCCGCCCGCGCTCCATGCGCCGAGCGCGATGATGATCTCGGCAGCCAGTGCGATCGACAGCGCAAGCCCGATCGGCAGATAGCGCGCAAAGCCTGCCCGCATCTGTGCCACCTCGATATCGAGCATCATCACGACGAACAGGAACAGCACCGCGACCGCGCCGACATAGACGATGACCAGCAGCATCGCGATGAACTCGGCGCCGCACAGCACCATCAGTCCGGCCGCGTTGAAGAAGGCCAAAATCAGCCACATGACCGAGTGGACCGGGTTGCGCGACGAGATCGTCATCGCAGCAGACCCGATCACCACGATCGCGAAGATGTAAAAGGCGATAGCCTGTATCACTGCCTGTCAGGCCCCTTATTGTGTCGCCCCGAAGCGCCGAACATGTCGGTCGCGGCGGGCATTAACGGTACGGCGCATCGGCGGCAAGGTTCGCCGCGATGGCGCGCTCCCAACGGTCGCCGTTGTCGAGCAGCTTCGCCTTGTCGTAGATCAGTTCCTCGCGCGTCTCGGTCGCGAACTCCAGGTTCGGCCCCTCGACCACCGCGTCGACCGGGCACGCTTCCTGACACAGACCGCAATAGATGCACTTGGTCATGTCGATGTCGTAGCGCGTCGTGCGGCGACTGCCGTCGTCACGCGGTTCGGCCTCGATCGTGATCGCCTGCGCCGGGCACACCGCCTCGCACAGCTTGCACGCGATGCAGCGCTCTTCCCCGTTGGGATAGCGACGCAGCGCATGCTCGCCGCGGAAACGGGGCGACAGCGGGTTCTTCTCGAACGGATAGTTGATCGTCGCCTTGGGCTTGAAGAAGTAGCGCAAGGTCAGCGCATGCGCCTTGACGAACTCCCACAGGGTAAAAGCCTTCACATATTGCGCAACGCTCATGCGCCCACTCCCGTCCGCACCCACATCAGGATGCCCGACACCAGAAATACCCAGAACAGCGACACCGGCAGGAACACCTTCCAGCCCAGCCGCATCAGCTGGTCATAACGATACCGCGGCACCGTCGCCTTGACCCAGCTGAAGACGAAGAAGAAGAATGCGATCTTGCCGAGCAGCCAGATGATCCCGGGCACAGCATAAAGCGGCGCCCAGTTGATCGGCGGCAGCCAGCCACCCCAGAACAGCGTCGCGTTCAGCGCGCACATCAGGATGACGTTGGCATATTCGCCCAGCCAGAACAGCGCGAAGGACATCGAGCTGTATTCGGTCTGATAGCCGGCGACGAGCTCGGACTCCGCCTCGGTCAGGTCGAACGGCGCGCGCTGCGTCTCGGCCAGTGCCGAGATGAAGAACATCACCGCCATCGGGAACAGCAGCGGGTTGATGAAGAACCCGTTGATCCCGGTGTTCAGCGTGCTTTGCTGCGCCATCACGATGCCGGACAGGTTGAACGTACCCGCCCACATGACGATCGAGATCAGGATGAAGCCGATCGCCACTTCATAGGACACCATCTGCGCCGCCGCACGCAGCGCCGAGTAGAAGGGGTATTTGGAGTTCGACGCCCAGCCCGACAGGATCACGCCGTACACGCCGAGCGACGATGCCGCGAGGATGTAGAGCAAGCCGACATTGATGTCGGCCAGCACGACGCCGGGTGCGAAGGGCACGACGGCCCATACGATCAGCGCGGTGGTGAAGGTGATGATCGGCGCGAGCAGGAAGAGGCCGCGGTTGGCGGCGGCCGGAATGATGGTTTCCTGCAGGAACACCTTCAAACCGTCGGCAAACGACTGGAGCAGGCCGAACGGCCCCACCACGTTCGGGCCGCGGCGCAGCGCCATCGCCGCCCAGATCTTGCGGTCGGCATAGATGATCATCGCCACCGCCAGCATCAGCGGCATCGCGATGACCAGGATGCCGACGATCGTCGCCAGGAACCAGCTCCATCCATAGGACAGGCCCAGCGTCGTGTTGAAGAACGCGGTCACTCCGCTGCCTCCGCAAATTCCTCACCATGGACCAGTTCGGCCGAGCAGCGCTGCATCGTCGGGCTGGCCCGGCAGATCGCGTTGGTGAGATAGAAGTCCTTGATCGGATAGCCTGCGATCGATCCGGTCGCCGTCGCATCCAGCGAGGGCACCGACCAGTCGAACGTCACCAGCCCTTCCTTCGCCAGCATCGGCACGGCATCCGCCATGGCGAGACGCAGCGCTGGCAGCGTGTCGAACGGCAGGGTGTGGCCCAGCACTTCGGACAAGGCGCGGAAGATCGTCCAATCCTCGCGCGCGTCGCCCGGTGCGAACACCGCCTGCTCGCCGCGCTGCACGCGACCTTCCAGATTGACCCAC encodes the following:
- the nuoL gene encoding NADH-quinone oxidoreductase subunit L — protein: MILLIVFLPLLASAIAGLGNKALGNTPAKLVTTGALFVSCALSWPIFIGFLTGANDATVTPVLHWITSGDMSVDWALRVDALTAVMLVVITSVSALVHLYSWGYMSEEPDQPRFFAYLCLFTFAMLMLVTADNLVQMFFGWEGVGLASYLLIGFWFRKPSANAAAIKAFVVNRVGDLGFMLGIFGTFLVFGTVSIPAILAEAPNMAGSTIGFLGYRFDTMTVLCLLLFVGAMGKSAQLGLHTWLPDAMEGPTPVSALIHAATMVTAGVFMVCRLSPMFEASPTALTFVTFIGAATCLFAATVGTVQTDIKRVIAYSTCSQLGYMFFAAGVGAYGAAMFHLFTHAFFKALLFLGAGSVIHAMHHEQDMRYYGGLRKHIPVTFWGMMMGTLAITGVGIYGVGGFAGYHSKDAILEVAWAGGSPGAFWVGTFAALLTSFYSWRLMFLTFWGKPRWAASEHIQHAVHDAHGHGAHGHDQHDAHHHDEAHHNVAHAEDAGDEPHVHGPSHEELPTGTAGYHPHESPLVMLIPLIVLSIGAVAAGFVFAGFFVEPESAGAFWKGSLFFNEHLMHEMHGVPIWVKLAATVVMLIGLAIAFLTYIVSPGFPAKFADQFRILYRFLLNKWYFDEIYHFLFVRPAFALGRLLWHRGDEKTIDRFGPNGSAWIVQAGSRAAAHLQTGYLYTYAFVMLIGLTAAVTWAIAG
- the nuoK gene encoding NADH-quinone oxidoreductase subunit NuoK — encoded protein: MIGLIHYLVVAAILFTMGVLGIFMNRKNLIVILMAIELILLAVNLNLVAFSAYLQDLVGQVFAMFVLAVAAGESAIGLAILVIYFRGRGTIAVDDVNRMKG
- a CDS encoding NADH-quinone oxidoreductase subunit J — encoded protein: MIQAIAFYIFAIVVIGSAAMTISSRNPVHSVMWLILAFFNAAGLMVLCGAEFIAMLLVIVYVGAVAVLFLFVVMMLDIEVAQMRAGFARYLPIGLALSIALAAEIIIALGAWSAGGVQLARRVAPMDATVSNIQSIGNLLYSRYLFVFEGAGLVLLVSMIGAIVLTHRPRGGTRPQNIARQIARRPQDATRNVNQPVGQGVPL
- the nuoI gene encoding NADH-quinone oxidoreductase subunit NuoI; the protein is MSVAQYVKAFTLWEFVKAHALTLRYFFKPKATINYPFEKNPLSPRFRGEHALRRYPNGEERCIACKLCEAVCPAQAITIEAEPRDDGSRRTTRYDIDMTKCIYCGLCQEACPVDAVVEGPNLEFATETREELIYDKAKLLDNGDRWERAIAANLAADAPYR
- the nuoH gene encoding NADH-quinone oxidoreductase subunit NuoH codes for the protein MTAFFNTTLGLSYGWSWFLATIVGILVIAMPLMLAVAMIIYADRKIWAAMALRRGPNVVGPFGLLQSFADGLKVFLQETIIPAAANRGLFLLAPIITFTTALIVWAVVPFAPGVVLADINVGLLYILAASSLGVYGVILSGWASNSKYPFYSALRAAAQMVSYEVAIGFILISIVMWAGTFNLSGIVMAQQSTLNTGINGFFINPLLFPMAVMFFISALAETQRAPFDLTEAESELVAGYQTEYSSMSFALFWLGEYANVILMCALNATLFWGGWLPPINWAPLYAVPGIIWLLGKIAFFFFVFSWVKATVPRYRYDQLMRLGWKVFLPVSLFWVFLVSGILMWVRTGVGA